DNA from Fibrobacter sp. UWB15:
AAATGGGAAAAATAGCAAGTGGACGAATTCCATACCCAAACAATCGTTGATATTCCGGTAAAGGACTTGGTCCTCTGGACCGAGAACCCTCGTGATCCTATTGACGAATCTGCAACTGACCAAGAAGTTGTGGAGCGAGCATATGCAGACCCCCGTGGGAAATGGAATCTGCATAAGTTCGTATCGACTATGGGAGATTTCTACGATTACAGCGAATTACCGACCGTCGTATACAAGAACGGGAAACCTGTTGTGTATGATGGCAATAGACGTATTGCTTTGGCCAAGATAAAACTCGGATATGTGAACCACCTCCAAACAATGGATTTGGATATCCCTGATTTCCCGGAAACCATGCCTTGCGCAGTCTGCTCCGAAGAAACAGCAATACAGAGGATATTAAGAAAGCACAGTTTAGCAGGCTCTTGGGATGAACTAGAGCGAGAAAAATTCGAACGCAAGTATTTCCCTCAGACGCCCAAGTCACCATTCCTGCTTGTAGAAGATGCACTTGGCGTAATATCCGCTAATGATGAACTCAACCAAAATTTTGTCAAAAAAGAAATCTTCACGGAAACAAATCTGAAAGCCCTCGGTTTTTCAGTTGATAACGGGATGTTGCATTCAAAGCACTCCAATGAAGACAATCTAAAGATATTCAATAATATTGCAGAAAAGATCAGAAACAAAGATCTATCTACCAGAAATAGTCGCGGACAAGTATTTGATGTCCTTGATCCAAGCATCAAACAGTTAATTGAAGACGATAAAAACAAACAACCGCACCTGATTGAACCAGCCGAGACGTCCAAGCCTGTCTTACCAAGTAAATCAATTCCTCGGTTCACTAAAAGAACATCCCCAAAAAATGATGAAATAATTTTTGGGCAGAAACTATCTCTAAAAACGGGCCCCGTAAACGACCTATACCGGGATATTGTTGAATTATTTTTATTTTGGAAGGGTCGGCAAGAGAGCCAAACTCGCCTATCAAACTCGTTCCCTGCACTAATTCGAATGTCATTAAGGCTGCTGGCAGAAACGGCAGCAAAGGATGTTGATTTAAAATGGGAAATAGGCGATTATATTAGCGCTTACTTCGAACAGGCGAAAAAATCTTTGTCAAAGGATCAAAAGACGACTCTATCTAATCTTATACCAGGAGAAACGCAAAAAATCATCCAGTTGTTACATACAGGGGCGCACAACTATCAAGCAGCATGCAACATGGAGCAAACAATGATTCTTTCCATATTGGTTGCAAAAATGCTGAAAATTTCACACGGATTAGGAGACGCATAATGGAACGAGCCGTTTCGCCACTCCGATATCCTGGAGGGAAATCCCTCATTTACCCCTTTTTGGAATCATTCCTAGAAGAGAACGGAATGATTGGAGCAACATATGCCGAACCATTTGCTGGTGGAGCCGGCCTGGCTCTTGCGCTATTGTACAAAGGGCTTGTAAAGAAAATTTACATCAACGATCTTGACAAGGCAATCTATTCCTTCTGGAAATACGCATTAGAACATTCTGACGAAATGTGCAAATGGATCGCAAAAGTACCATTAACGGTTTCGTCATGGAAAAAATTCCACAACGCCTATTTGAACTCAACCAAACTATCAACAGAAGATCTCGCTAAAGCAACTTTCTTTTTAAACAGGACAAATGTTTCTGGGGTCATAAAGGGCGGAGTAATTGGAGGATTAGACCAGACTGGGGCATATAAAATAGACGCAAGATTTAATCGAAAGTCGCTAATAAAAAAAATTCAGCGGCTAAACGATTATAAAGATAGTATTGTTCTTTCAAACGAGGATGCGCTAACATTCATAAAAAAACGCGAACGGATGCAAAGCGACATTTTTTTATACCTCGATCCTCCATACTACCAAAAAGCTCCTAACTTGTATATGAACTTTTATCGAGGCAACGATCACGCCAATCTTGCAAAATACGTCCAAACAATGAAAAAAAATTGGATTGTATCTTACGACAACCATGCTTTCATTCAGAATCTATATTCTGACAGGAATAGTATCCTTTATTCTCTGCAGCAAAGTGCATCCAATCGAATTGGCAAAGAAATTCTGATATTTAAGGACAATCTTCTATTTACAGAATCCATGAAGAAATTGAAAAATGCCATGGTTCTGTAGGAAAACAGTTCTAAGTCCGCTCATCCCGCTCAAAAAATGCATTCACTAAAAAAACGCCCTTGTTCACCATGCAATTCATTTTTCATCTATCATCTCTTTATTCAAAATCGCTTTGACAATTCACAAGATTATTTTTTTCGTTTCGCATAATCATCTAATTGCTGAACAATATCTCGTTTAAACTTCAGTAATGGGTAATTCTTTTTTTGTTCATCTCCATTAATTTTCATAGGGATTCCAAGAATATAGTTTCTTAACGATTTGGTATATCCTTGAAAACATTCTTCTAGAAATTCATTTAGTAATTTAGATTTTCCCAAATGAGCATTTATCAAAGTCATTTTCTTTTTAACATTGGGGTTAACCGTTTTTAGAATGTCACAAACTTTACACGTAGAATATTTTTTATATCTTGCCAATAAATCTTTTAATTCAATTTTATGACAATTATAAAATTCCTCCAAAAGAAAAGCCTCTTTAGACATATTCATTTTATTATATAAAAAAGGATTTGACCCATCAAGTCTGAGCTCAACACAATCTGATTTATAAATGCCTCCGCGTCCAACAACGGCTCGAAACCAGCCATGAGACTCCATTTTACCATTTGCAGCTCTTAATTCAAATCCTTCATTGTAAGGATATAAAAGCAAATCTATATCTGAAGCGTCTTTAAATTTGTTATAGACAGAACTTTTTCGTCCATTACATATAGAACAGGAAGGAATAAAATTAAATAATGAACAAGACAAAAACGGATAATCAGCTTTTGGGAAAAAATGGTCTATTTCTGGACGTATTTTACGATTGTTGATATCGCCTATAACAAAGACATATTCTCTATTGCAATACGGGCAAACATCTACTGCCAATTTCTTTACAAAAGTGTAAGCATTCCATTCTTTTTCTTCTTTTTCAGTTTTATCATCAAAATCATTAAAGCCATTCGTAAAATCGCCATATCCCCAATATTTCAGCATCAAATCTTTTAAATTAATTCTTATCTTACCTCTTTTAGGGCATACCCAAGCACCCTTTTTTGAATCATATTTCTTTAGTTCATATTTACAATTTTTTTTCTGATTATAGGCTTTGAATATAGAATCAGTTGGTTCAATTGATTTTCTTAAAAAAGAATAATCGCCCAATACAATTTGTCGGCACGTATTTTCATCCCATCCAAGTTCATCGTGAAAAAATTGGTACACTGAAACATCTTTGTTTTTAAGATGAATAATTTTTCGATTCATTCGCTTCCAAAACCACGACCAATGAACTTTTATCATATCATCTTTTAGTTGTTGTTTCAACTCAATTTGGATCATAAATAAAAACCTTTTCCCAAAAAACTATTTTACTTCTTCAATCATACTCCCTATAATAGGATCACCGATAGATTTTATCACATACTCCATTTTTTGTTTTTCTATATCCGTCATTGAATTAGGATTATAACTATATTCAACAGCCTTTCCAATTAATTCTTCAGAAAAGGAGCCAATAGAATTATCAACAAAAAAATTAGCCGACAGCAAATCGTACAAATTTCCACCAAATGGTGATAGCGAATGAGAATTTTCTATTTCGACCTGTTTCGTTTCTATTGACTGCTTTAAAAGAGTGATGTTTTCCTTCGGAAAATCACTAATAATATAGGGAGAATGTGTTGACATGAACAACTGAATTTTAGGGACAGATGATCCATAGATTCTTTTCAAAACAACATCCATTATATTCACAAACTCATCAAGCCAGCACCGTTGCCATTCTGGATGAAGATACAAATCTGCTTCATCTATAAATAAGTGAATATTCTTATTCTTTCCAGCCGCATTTCGCCTTTTTTCTGATCTTAGCGAATAATATATACGCGAAAACAACTTAATAAAATTTTCTTCACCACTGCTTTGCGGACGCCATAGCAATGTAAAGAACGGAGTCAACACGCTCATAGCAACACATTTATCAACAAACTCTTCCAATATTTTCCTATGCATTTCCAAAGACAAGTCAAAATAGAATACATCTCTATTCATATTTGGATATTTATCCAATAGAAACTTTTGAAAATCTTGAAGGTCATCAAGCAACAATAAAGATTCAATCACCTTACGATACAAATCGTTCTCCACCGGAAAATCTTGATTATTAGCGCTATATCTTTTTAAAGCTTCATCCCACCCCATTTTCTGCAATTCATCAACATCATATAGAAAAGATAATCTACTTAAAAGATTAGAACGCATGGAAGCATTTGAATAAATTGCTCTTACATGATTCAGCAATACAGAAAGTTTAAATTTATTAAAAAAATCCGTCGGAATGATTTTATTCCATTTATTTCTTTCACTTTCATTTCCTTCTGGATTTGTAGGTTTTTTAATAGTGGGTTCATGAACGACCATATTCATTACCGGTTAAGTTAAATATATCCTTTTTTCTTGTTAAGTGGTATACCCTTGTGGTCTAGGCAGCCTGTTTTGACAGCCTATATTCAACCGGAGTCACGTATCCCAGCGAACTATGGAGCCGTTTCCGGTTGTAGAACAGCTCGATAT
Protein-coding regions in this window:
- a CDS encoding DNA adenine methylase — encoded protein: MERAVSPLRYPGGKSLIYPFLESFLEENGMIGATYAEPFAGGAGLALALLYKGLVKKIYINDLDKAIYSFWKYALEHSDEMCKWIAKVPLTVSSWKKFHNAYLNSTKLSTEDLAKATFFLNRTNVSGVIKGGVIGGLDQTGAYKIDARFNRKSLIKKIQRLNDYKDSIVLSNEDALTFIKKRERMQSDIFLYLDPPYYQKAPNLYMNFYRGNDHANLAKYVQTMKKNWIVSYDNHAFIQNLYSDRNSILYSLQQSASNRIGKEILIFKDNLLFTESMKKLKNAMVL
- a CDS encoding AAA family ATPase, producing the protein MNMVVHEPTIKKPTNPEGNESERNKWNKIIPTDFFNKFKLSVLLNHVRAIYSNASMRSNLLSRLSFLYDVDELQKMGWDEALKRYSANNQDFPVENDLYRKVIESLLLLDDLQDFQKFLLDKYPNMNRDVFYFDLSLEMHRKILEEFVDKCVAMSVLTPFFTLLWRPQSSGEENFIKLFSRIYYSLRSEKRRNAAGKNKNIHLFIDEADLYLHPEWQRCWLDEFVNIMDVVLKRIYGSSVPKIQLFMSTHSPYIISDFPKENITLLKQSIETKQVEIENSHSLSPFGGNLYDLLSANFFVDNSIGSFSEELIGKAVEYSYNPNSMTDIEKQKMEYVIKSIGDPIIGSMIEEVK